One Halococcus hamelinensis 100A6 genomic window, TCGCCCGACGAGGTCGTGCAGGCCGCCGTCCAGGAGGACGTCGACGTCCTCGGGATCTCGATCCTCTCGGGGGCGCACAACACGCTGGTACCGAAGATACTGGAGGGGCTCGACGACTATGGGGCCCTCGACGATACCCTCGTGATCGTCGGCGGGATCGTCCCCGACAAGGACAAAGGGGAACTCAGGGACCAGGGGGTCTCGGCGATCTTCGGGCCGGGCGCGTCGATGGCCGAAACCATCGCGTTCGTCCGCGAGAACGCCCCCGAGCGATGACCGACGACGACCTCCTCGCGCGCCTGCTCGACGGCGACCACCGTGCGCTCGCGCGGGCCATCACCACCATCGAGAACCGTGCGCCAGGCCACCGCGACCTCGTCTCGGGCCTCTACGACCACACCGGCAACGCCGAGGTCATCGGCATCACCGGCAGCCCCGGCGCGGGCAAATCAACCC contains:
- a CDS encoding cobalamin B12-binding domain-containing protein, which gives rise to MSAEQAQRPIRCLVAKVGLDGHDRGAHVIARAFRDAGFEVVYSGLHRSPDEVVQAAVQEDVDVLGISILSGAHNTLVPKILEGLDDYGALDDTLVIVGGIVPDKDKGELRDQGVSAIFGPGASMAETIAFVRENAPER